The nucleotide sequence AGTCGCAGTGCACCAGCTGCCACGTGCCCAACAACCCGGACAAGATGAGCCGCCTCGTGCTGCTGTCCACGCCGGTGCATGCCGCCGGCGAGATCGACCGCCTGATCCGCTCGGTCAAGGAAGACCGCATGCCCATGGACGAGTACCGCACCAGCTACGCGCTGCCGGACGAGGCCAAGAAGGCGCTGCTGCAAAGCGCCGAGGAGTTCAAGGCCACGGTCGAAGCGGCCAAGGCCTGGGAGCACCGGCATCAGGCGGTCAAGCCGACGGCACCCGCCCCGGTGGGACGCGTGCCCGGCATGAACGTTTCCTCCAACCAACCCCAGCAGGTGGCCAAATGAGCTCGAGCATGACAATGACCCGCCCGTCCCACCTGGTGAACCGCCGCACGGCGCTGCGCAGCGTCGCGGCTGCGGCGCTGTGCGCCACCCCGCTGGCCCAGTCGCAGTCGTCCGCGGACGGCTGGCGCCTCCTGATCAACGAGGCCTTCACCGCCGACCTGAGCATTTCCATGCTGGCCCAGCGCTACAAGAACTGGGCTGACTACATGGCCGCCGCGGTGCGCAACAAGCAGGTGGTGATCGATCCCGTCATCAGCGTGCGCCGCTTCCTGGAGCAGGCCCGAGGCGACCAGAAGCCGCTGTTCGTGTTCGGCAAGTCGGTCAACCAGCTGGCCAAGCTGGTGCGCGACCAGGGTTACCAGCCGGTGGCCCGCCGCGCCGACCCCTACAAGGCAGCCTTCATCACGGGCGCCAACTCCACCATCACCAGCATGGGCGCACTGGCAGGCCGCAAGATCCTGATGCCCGATGAGTATGCGGCCACGACAGCGGTGGCCAAGGCCGAGCTGCGCAGCATGAACATCGGTTCCTTCGTGTCGCACACACGCTTCCAGGAGTCGGTGGCGCAGCAGGTCGCGGCCGGTGTCGCCGAGGCCGGCGTGGTCAACCCCACCATCGCCCGCAAGTGGAAGGAAGAAGGCGGGCGCATCCTGGGCGAGACCCAGCCGGTGGTCAACTGGTCGGTGCTGGCCTCGCCCAAGGCTCCGCCCGAAATGGTGGCGCGCATGACCGAGGCGTTGCTGGCCATGAACACGCAGGCCGCACCCATCCTGGGCGAGATCGGCGTCAAGCAGTGGGCCAAGCCCGACAAGGCCGAGTACGTGGCGCTGCTGGAGTACACCAACGAATAGGACCGGCCCTGGCGCCTGGGGGAACAGTCATGGAACACCATAGGGGAGTGCACGCTCGGGGAGAGCAAGATCGCGGCCCGTGCGCCGCAGCCCGAATGAGGGCGGCCGGGCACAGGCTGCTGCGCTGGGTGGCGACGGCCAGTCTCGCGGTGGCCGCCACCTCGGCAGCCGCGGAGCTCAAGCTCATGGTCGCCACCGATCCCTCGGGGTCGCGTGAACTGCTCACCGCGCGCTACCACGATATCGCGATCTCCCTGCAGGCGGTGCTGGGGCAACCCGTGCGGGTAGAACGCAGCACGGTGTTCGCGGAGGTGCTGCGCTCGACCCGCACGGCCGAGTTCGACATCTACATCGTTCCGCCCCACGTGGCCGCCTCCGCGCTGGCGCACAAGTACGAGCTGGTGGGCGTGACCGGCAAACCCGAGACTTTCGTGTTGGTGGCCCGGCCCGGCATCGGGTCGGTGGCGCAGTTGGCGCAGCGCAAGATCCACCTCGCCCAGCAAGACTCGCTCTACGCTTACATGGCCAAGGGCCTGCTCAACGAGTCCGGCGGTTCGCTGACCGCCGCCAAGGAAGTACGCTACGAGCGCACCTCCGGCGCCGGCCTCGTCGCCGTGCAGCTGGGCCTGTTCGATGCCACCGTGACGCGCAAGGCGGAGTACGACGAGTGGATCAAGACGCAGAACGGGAACAAGGCCGAGGTGCTGATCGAGTCCAAACCCGTGCCGGGCGGCCTCACTTTGGTGGTCAACAAGTCCATGCCCGAGAACCTGCGCCAGAAGCTGACGGCCTGGGCCGCGGGCAATGCGCCCATGGACCTGGGGCTCGGACGCATGCAGGCCACCTCGGACAAGGCCATGTACCAGTACGTCGGCGGCCTGGGTCATTTCACGCCGCTGCAGCTGCCCGGCGTGACCCGCGTGACGGCGCAGCAGGCCGCGGAGCTGATGCGGCAAGGCGCGCAGATGGTGGACGTGCGGTCCGAAAAGGAGTTCAACGCCCGGCGCATCCCGGGCGCGGTCCTGGCGTCTTACATCGAGAAGAGCGCCAAGGACACGACCTTCAATGCCTCGCTGGACGACTTCTCGGCCGTGGACGCCCTGGACAAGAACCGTCCGGTGATCTTCGCCTGCAACGGCGCCGAGTGCTGGAAGTCGTACAAGGCCAGCAAGACGGCCGTGGCGCGCGGCTTCAAGACCGTGTACTGGCTGCGCGGCGGACTGCCCGAATGGGAAGAACTCAACTTCCAGACCGCGCGCAACTGAAGTCAATCGTCCTCGGACGCGTCCAGCCCCGGGAACAGCACCTCGGTGAAGCCGAACCGGCTGAAGTCGCGCACCCGCATCGGGTACAGCTTGCCCACCAGGTGGTCGCACTCGTGCTGCACCACGCGCGCGTGGAAGCCCTCGGCTTCCCGGTCGATGGGGCGGCCGTCGGGATCGAAGCCGCGGTAGCGGATGCGCCTGTGGCGCGGCACCACGCCGCGCAGGCCGGGCACCGACAGGCAGCCTTCCCAGCCCTCTTCCTTCTCGTCCCCCAGCGGTGTGACCACGGGGTTGAGCAGCACCGTGCGCGGCACCGGCGGCGCGTCGGGGTAGCGCGGATTGGGCGCATCGGTGCCGAAGATCACCAGCTGCAGGTCCACCCCGATCTGCGGCGCAGCCAGGCCCGCGCCGTTGACGGCCGCCATGGTCTCGAACATGTCGGCCACCAGGCGGCGGATCTCGTCGGTGCCGAATGCGGTGACGGGCTGGGCGACGCGCAGCAGGCGCGCATCGCCCATCTTGAGGATGGTTCGCACGGTCATGCGCCGCATTGTCGCAGCGCACGACGCGCACGCCGGCATCAGACGGATCAAGCGTTGAGCTGTGCCCAGACCTTGTCGAGGCGCTTGAGGCTCACCGGCTGGGGCGTGCGCAGCTCCTGGGCGAAGAAGCTCACCCGCAGCTCCTCCAGCAGCCAGCGGAACTCCTGCATGCGCTCGTCCAGCTGGCCCTTGCGTTCGGCCACCAGGCGCCAGTAGCGCTGCTCCTGCGGCTTGAGCTCGGCCAGGCGGGCCGCGTCGCGCGCCGGGTCGGCGCGCCACTTGTCCAGCCGCAGCACGATAGCCTTGAGGTAGCGCGGAAAGTGCTGCAGCGCGGCCCAGGGCGTGGCCGCGAGGAAGCGCTTGGGCATCAGCCGCTGCAGCTGCTGGGCCGCGTCCTGCGTGGCGTCGGGCGCGTTCTTGGTGTCCTTGATCTTGCGCAGCGCTGCGGCGTATTCGGTGAGGATGGTGCCGGCCAGGCGCGCGACCTCATTGGCGATCAGGGTCAGGCGGCCGCGCCCCTCCTCCACCCGACGCTTGAAGGCGGCCTGGTCGGCGGGCAAGGGCTCCTGCAGGAAGGCGCGGTCCAGCGCCACTTCGACGATCTGCTCGCGCAGTTCCTCCAGCGTGCCCAGCGGCATGTAGGCCACGGCCATCTTCTGCAGGTCGGGGATGTTCTTTTCCAGGTACTTCAGCGCGTCGCGGATCTGCAGCGCGACCAGCCGGCGCAGGCCTGCCCGGTGCCTGGCGGCGGCAACCTCGGGCTCGTCGAACACCTCGATCGCCACCCCATCGCCCTGGTCCACCAGCGCCGGAAAGCCCACCAGGCTGGTGCCGCCCCTGCGCACCTCCATCAGCTCGGGCAGTTCGCCGAAGGTCCAGGCGGTGTGGCGTTGAGCGCTTTCAACGGCCGGGACTTTTGCTCCTGCCCCCTTCGGAGGGAGGCCGGGAGATGGGCTCTCCGCCCGCTGCACGCCCCCACCCTGCCCTCCCCCGGAGGAGGAGGGAGAAGAAGCAACTTTGAGTCCTGCCAGGGCCTGGAACGCGCCACGTGCTTGCGCGCCGAGCTCCGCCTTGAGGGCGCCCAGGTTGCGGCCCATGCCCAGCTGGCGGCCGTGCTCGTCCACCACCAGCAGATTCATGAACAGGTGCGCCGGCACCATGTCGAGCTTGAAGTCGGTCCGCTTCACGTCCAGGCTGGTCGCCTCGCGCACGCGCCCCCGCAAGGCATCGGTCAACGCACCCTGCGCCCAGGCCTCGGGCCGGGTGAGTTCCGCCGCCAGCCGCGCCGCCGACTCCGGCAGCGGAACGAAGCGCGCGCGCGGCTTCTGCGGCAGGCTCTTGAGCAGGGCCTGCACCTTGTCCTTGAGCATACCGGGCACCAGCCATTCGCACCGCTCCTCGCTGACCTGGTTCAGCACGAACAGGGGAACCGTCACCGTCAGCCCGTCGCGCGCATCGCCCGGCGCATGCAGGTAGCTGGCCGCGCAGTCGACCCCGCCCAGGCGGAGGGTCTTGGGGAAGGCGTCGGTGGTGATGCCCGCCGCCTCGTGCCGCATCAGCTCTTCGCGCGTGAGCTTGAGCAGATCGGGGTTCCTGCGGCTCTCGGTCCGGTACCAGCCTTCGAAGGTGTGGCCGTTGTAGACGTCGGGCGGAATCTGCTGGTCGTAGAAGGCGTAGATCAGCTCGTCGTCCACCAGCACGTCCTGGCGCCGCGACTTGTGCTCCAGCTCCTCGACCTGGCGGACCAGCTTGCGGTTGGCCTGCAGGAACGGCAGGGAGGTCTCCCATTGCCCGGCCACCAGGCCCTCGCGGATGAAGATCTCGCGCGCGCCCTGCTGGTCCACCCGCGCGAACGGCACGCGCCGGCCGCTGTAGATCACCAGCCCGTACAGCGTGGCACGTTCCAGCGCCAAGACGTCGGCGGCTTTCTTCTCCCAGTGCGGATCCAGCAGCTGCTTCCTCAGCAGGTGGCCTGCCACCTCCTCCACCCACAGGGGTTCGATGTTGGCGATGCCGCGGCCGAACAGACGGGTGGTCTCCACCAGCTCGGCGCACACGATCCAGCGGCCCGGCCGCTTCTTCAGGTGCGCCCCGGGGTGGCGGTGGAACTTGATGCCCCGCGCGCCCAGGTACTCGGACGACTGGGCCCCGGCACCTGCGGCGCCGTCCTCCATCTTCCAGCCGATGTTGCCCAGCAGGCCGGACAGCATGGACTTGTGCAGCGCCTCGTAGGAGGCAGGTTGTGCATTGAGCTTCCAACGGTGCTCGGTCACCACCGTCAGCAGCTGGCTGTGGATGTCGCGCCACTCGCGCACGCGGCGGATGTTGATGAAATTCTGGCGCAGCAGCTGCTCGTACTGGCGGTTGGTGAGCTTGTGCTGCGCACCGTGGCCGCCGCGCGCCTCGTGAATCCACTTCCACAGCGTCAGGTACCCGGAGAACTCGCTTTTCTCGTCGTCGAACTTGGCGTGCTGCTGGTCGGCCTGGGCCTGCAGCTCCAGCGGCCGGTCGCGCACGTCCTGCACCGACAGCGCCGATGCCACCACCAGCACCTCCTCCAGGGCGCCGCGGCCGCGCGCCTCCAGGATCATGCGGCCCACGCGCGGGTCCAGCGGCAGCCGGGCCAGCTCGCGGCCGACCTCGGTGAGCTCGTTGTCTTCATCCACCGCGCCCAGCTCGCCCAGCAGCTGGTAGCCGTCGGTGATGGCGCGGCGCTGCGGGGCCTCCAGGAAGGGGAAGTCCTCCACCGACCCCAGGTGCAGGGACTTCATGCGCAGGATCACTCCGGCCAGCGAAGAGCGCAGGATCTCCGGGTCCGAGAAGCGCGGGCGGCCGTTGAAGTCCTCCTCGCTGTACAGCCGGATGCAGATGCCGTTGGCCACCCGGCCGCAGCGGCCGGCGCGCTGGTTGGCCGCCGCCTGGCTCACCGGCTCGATCAGCAGCTGCTCCACCTTGCTGCGGAAGCTGTAACGCTTGACGCGCGCCGTGCCGGCGTCGATCACGTAGCGGATGCCGGGCACGGTGAGCGAAGTCTCGGCCACGTTGGTGGCCAGCACGAGGCGCCGCCCCTGGTGCGGCTCGAAGATGCGGTCCTGCTCGGCCTGCGACAGGCGGGCGAACAGCGGCAGCACCTCGGCGCCGCGCGTCAGCGGCTGGTGCGCCAAATGCCCGCGCAGGTGGTCGGCCGCCTCGCGGATCTCGCGCTCGCCCGGCAGGAACACCAGGATGTCCCCGCCCCCGGCGCCTTGCCAGAGTTCATCGACCGCGTCGGCGATGGCCTCGTTCAGGCCGTAATCGCGCGACTCCTCGAACGGCCGCCAGCGCTGCTCCACCGGGAACATCCGGCCCGAGACATAGAGGATGGGCGCCGGCCCCTGGGCGGAGGCGAAATGCTGCGCGAAGCGGTCGGCGTCGATGGTGGCCGAGGTCACCACGATCTTGAGGTCCGGCCGGCGCGGCAGGAGTTGCCGCAGGTAGCCCAGCAGAAAATCGATGTTGAGGCTGCGTTCGTGCGCCTCGTCGATGATCAGCGTGTCGTAGGCCGAAAGGAGCGGGTCGGTCTGCGTCTCGGCCAGCAGGATGCCGTCGGTCATCAGCTTGACCGAGGCCTCGCGCGACAGGCGGTCCTGGAAGCGCACCTTGTAGCCCACCACCTCGCCCAGCGGGGTCTGCAGCTCCTCGGCGATGCGCTTGGCCACGCTGGAAGCGGCGATGCGGCGCGGCTGCGTATGGCCGATGAGGCGGCCCTTGTGCCCCGGCGCCGCGTTCAGGCGGCCGCGGCCCATGGCCAGCGCGATCTTGGGCAGCTGCGTGGTCTTGCCCGAGCCGGTTTCGCCGCAGACGATCACCACCGGGTGGGCCGCCATCGCGTCCATGATCTCCTGGCGCTTGGCGGAGACAGGCAGGGCGTCGGGGAAGGTGATGCGAAGGTCGGGCAAGGCGCAGCGGCGGAAAACCTTCGATTATCGGGCGGGCGCCGCCCGCCTGGCGCCCGCCAGCGGCCTCAGGGCGCCGGCAGCTCGGCGATCTGCTCGGTGACGCGGTCGAACCAGGCGATCCGACTGGGATAGGTCCAGGCCGTGCGCGACATGGCGCGGGCCATGGACACCGCCGTGGACGGCCGCATCATGGGCAGCGCCTGCAGCACGCCCACGCCCACCTCGGCCACCCACTGCATGCCGGCGTTGTCCAGCTGCCGCGGCTGCTGGCCGGTGGTCAGGGCCACCGGCCGCAGCAGGCGCGCCCCCACCTGGCGCGCCAGCGAGAGCAGTGCCTCGGTGTCGCTGGCGTTGCGCATCAGCAGCAGGAAACCGTCGTCGCCGAGCCGGCCCATTTCCACCTGCGCCGGCACGCAGCGCCGCAGCCGGCTTGCGCAGACGAACAGGGCGTGGTTGGCGGCGGCGCGGCCGTGCAGGTTCTCCAGGGCGTACAGGTTGCCGATGGACACGGCAATCACGCCCACCGGCCGGCGTTCGCCCTCGTGCCGGAAGAAGGCCGCGCCCACCATGGGGCCGGCGGTTTCGGCATGCGAGCGCAGGCGCGTGACCGGGTCGTAGTTGGGGCCGTGCGCCAGCACCTCGCGCAGTTCGATCAGGTACGAGTAGCGGGCCCACATCGCCGTGGCGATGGTGGCCAGGTAGGCCATGCCCGCCAGCGCGCTGGCGGCGTGCACCGGCCAGGGCACGCCCTGCCGGTCCAGGGCGATCCAGCTCAGGCCGACGACCGCCAGCAGCATGAAGGACACGCCGGCCACCGCCAGCCAGCCCAGGGGGTCGCCGCGCAGCGCGCCGCGCAGGCACAGCAGCAGCCCCGCCGCGCCCACGCCGCAAGACCAGAGCGAGCTGAGCGCCAGCGCATGGAACGGGTCGAGCAGCCAGCCCAGGGCCAGCACGCCCGTGGCCAGGCCGGCGGCCACCCGGCGGATGCGGCGCGCCTGCAGCTCGTCGCGCATCAGGCCCAGCATGGCCAGGAGCATCAGGCCCAGCGCCGTGCTGCACACTGCGGCCACGTGGGCCAGCCAGCGCGCCTCGGCCTGCGGCCGCACCACCGGCAGCGCACCCAGGTACGCGGCGGCGAACACGCCCGACATCAGCGCCGACAGGGCTGCGGTGAGCGCCACCCGGTGCAGCGAACGCGCGAAAGCCACCAGGGAAGCGGCCAGCATCAGCGCCACCGTGCCGAAGAAGGCGCCCCAGATGCCCACGACCAGCTTGTCCATGCCGCAACCATAGCGCGGCCGGACCCGGGCGCGATGGGTGTTTACCTTACACTTCGCCGCACCTTCTCCCCTGCGCCGACCGCGCCGCGCGCCATGTCCGCCGTCTTCAACTTCACCTTCGTGCCCTGGTTCCGGTCGGTGGCGCCCTACATCCACATGCACCGCGGCAAGACCTTCGTGGTCGGCGTCGCGGGCGAGGCCATCGCCGCGGGCAAGCTGCACACCATCGCGCAGGATCTCGCGTTGATCCAGAGCATGGGCGTGAAAGTGGTGCTGGTGCACGGCTTCCGGCCCCAGGTCAACGAGCAGCTCAGGGCCAAGGGCCACACCGCCCGCTACTCGCACGGCATGCGCATCACCGACGAGGTCTCGCTGGACTGCGCGCAGGAGGCGGCCGGCCAGCTGCGCTACGAGATCGAGGCGGCGTTCAGCCAGGGCCTGCCCAACACGCCGATGGCGGGTTCCACCGTGCGCGTGATCTCCGGCAACTTCATCACCGCCCGGCCCGTGGGCATCCTGGACGGGGTGGACTTCCAGCACTCGGGCCTGGTGCGCAAGGTGGACGTGGGCGGCATCACCCGCACCCTGGAGCACGGCGCGATGGTGCTGCTGTCCCCCTTCGGCTTCTCGCCCACCGGCGAGGCCTTCAACCTCACCATGGAGGAGGTGGCCACCAGCGTGGCCATCGCGCTGCAGGCCGACAAGCTGGTGTTCCTCACCGAGATCCCCGGCATCCGCATCAAGCCGATGGAGCCCGAGGCCGAGGACAACCCGATCGACCTGGAGCTGCCGCTGGCAGCGGCCGAGCGCATCCTGGCGCAGCTGCCCAGCCCGCAGCAGCCCACCGACACCGCCTTCTACCTGCAGCACTGCGTCAAGGCCTGCAAGGCCGGCGTGGAGCGCAGCCACATCCTGCCGTTCGCGGTGGACGGCTCGCTGCTGCTGGAGATCTACGTGCACGACGGCATCGGCACCATGGTCATCGACGAGAAGCTGGAGGAGCTGCGCGAGGCTTCGGCCGACGACGTGGGCGGCATCCTGCAGCTGATCGAGCCGTTCGAGAACGACGGCACCCTGGTCAAGCGCAGCCGCACCGAGATCGAGCGCGACGTTGCCAACTACACCATCATCGAGCACGACGGCGTGATCTTCGCCTGCGCGGCGCTCTACCCCTATCCCGAGGCCAGGACCGGCGAGATGGCGGCGCTCACGGTCTCGCCGCAAAGCCAGGGCCAGGGCGACGGCGAGAAGGTGCTCAAGCGCGTCGAGCAGCGCGCCCGCGGCATGGGGCTGGAGAGCATCTTCGTGCTCACCACCCGCACCATGCACTGGTTCCTCAAGCGCGGCTTCGTCCAGGTCGACCCCGACTGGCTGCCCGAGGCGCGCAAGCGCAAGTACAACTGGGACCGGCGCAGCCAGGTGCTGGTCAAGAAGCTCGTCTGAGCCGGGTCGCGCCGGCAGCCTGAGCCTTGTCCTACAGCGCAAGGCGACCGGTCCGACATACAGGGTCCGGATGGCCGCCTAAGGTGGACTGCAGGAGGTGACCCATGCCCACCAAGGTTTTCACGCGCGAAGTGCGCATCCCGGCCGGCGACGCCTGGCTGCAGGGCGACCTGGTGCTGCCCGAGGAGCCGCTGGGCCTGGTGCTGTTCGCGCATGGCAGCGGCAGCGGCCGGCACAGCGGGCGCAACCGGCGCGTTGCCGCGCAGCTGCAGCAGCAAGGCATCGCCACCCTGCTGCCGGACCTGCTGACCGCGCAGGAGCAGCAGGACGACTCGCGCACCCGGCAGCACCGCTTCGACATCCCGCTTCTGACCGGCCGCCTGCAGGACGCGGCGGCCTGGGCGGCCGAGCAGCCGGTGCTGACCGACCTGCCGCTGGGCCTGTTCGGTGCCAGCACCGGCAGCGCGGCGGCCCTGATCGCCACCGCCCGCCTGCGCCGGCGGGTCACGGCCCTGGTCTCGCGCGGGGGACGGGCTGACCTGGCCGGGCCGGCGGTGCTGGCCGCCATCGTCGCGCCGACCCTGCTGATCGTGGGCGGGCGTGACGCCGAGACACTGGCGCTGAACCAGGCCGCCTACGAGCACCTTCGCTGCGAGCGCAGCCTGGCCGTGGTGCCCGGCGCCGGGCATTTGTTCGAGGAACCCGGCGCGCTGGAGCGCGTGGCCGACCTGGCGGCCGGCTGGTTCCAGACCCGCTTCGCCGCCGCCGCGCTGGAGGTGGCGGGATGAGCCCAGCGCCGGTCCTGCCCCTGCGCGACCGGCGCCAGGCCGGCCGGCTGCTGGCCGGCAGCCTGGCACCCTACCGCGGCCGCCCCGGCCTGCTGGTGCTGGCCTTGCCACGGGGCGGCGTGCCGGTGGCCTTCGAGATCGCCCGCAGCCTGGGCGCGCCGCTGGACATCTTCGTGGTGCGAAAGATCGGCATGCCCGGACACCCGGAGTACGCCATCGGCGCCATCGCCAGCGGCGGCGTGCGCGTCATGGAACCGTTGCCCGGCGGCACCGTGCGGCCGCAGGTCCTGCAAGAGGCGATCGAGCGCGAGACCGGCGAGCTGGCGCGGCGCGAGCAGGTGTACCGGGGCGAGCAGCCGCCCGCCGACATCCGCGGCCGCACCGTGCTGGTGGTCGACGACGGCATGGCCACCGGCTCGACCATGGAAGCGGCCGTGCTGGCCTTGCGGCAGCAGCAGCCCGCCCGGCTGGTGGTGGTGGTACCCGTGGCGCCGCGCGACACGGTCGCACGGTTGCGTGCGCGGGTGGACGAGGTGGCCTGCCTGGCCACGCCCGAGCCGTTCCGCGCCGTCAGCCTGTGGTACCAGGACTTCCCGCAGTGCACGGACCAGGAGGTCTGCGAGCTGCTGGAGGAATCGCGCCGCGAGCCGGCCCACCTGTCGCATTGACCGAACCGCCCGCCATGCCGCCGGACAGCGACACCCTGCCCCAGCGCCTGCGCCCGCACCTGCGGCCGCTGGACGGGAATGGCCTGCTGGACTTCATCGGCGACGCGCGCATCGTGCTGCTGGGCGAAGCCTCGCACGGCACGCACGAGTTCTACGCCATGCGGGCCGCGCTCACGCAGCGCCTGGTCGCCGAGCGCGGCTTCAATGCCGTGGTCGTGGAGGCCGACTGGCCGGATGCCTGGCGCGTCAACCGCTATGTGCGGGGACTGTCCGGCGACCGCAGCGCGGACGAGGCGCTGGCCGGCTTCCGGCGCTTCCCCACCTGGATGTGGAGCAACACCGTGGTGCGCGACTTCGCCCGGAGCCTGCGCCGGCACAACCTGGGCGTCGCGCCGGAACGCCAGGCCGGCTTCTATGGCATGGACCTGTACAGCCTGTTCGGCTCCATCGAGGCCGTGCTGCGCTACCTGGAGGCCACCGACCCGGAAGAGGCGCGCCGGGCCCGCGAGCGCTATGCCTGTTTCGACCATTTCGGCCGCGACAGCCAGGCCTACGGCTACGTCGCCGGCCAGGGCCTGCGACCCGGCTGCGAGGACCAGGTGGCCCAGCAGCTGCGCGAGCTGATGGAGCACGCCGCCCAGCGTTCGGGCGCGCCCGGGCACGCGCGCGACGAAGCCTTCCACGCCGAGCAGAACGCGCGGCTGGTGCGCAACGCCGAGGAGTACTACCGGGCCATGTACCGGGGCCGGGCCTCGTCCTGGAACCTGCGCGACCAGCACATGCTGGAGACGCTGCAGGCGCTGGAGCGCCACCTGGCCGACGGCGGCCGCCCGCTGCCGAAGATGGTGGTGTGGGCCCACAACTCGCACCTGGGCGACGCCAGCGCCACCGAGATGGCGCGCCAGGGCGAGTGGAACGTGGGCCAGCTGGCGCGCGAGCACTGGGACGGCCAGGCCCTGCTGGTGGGTTTTTCCACTTACCGCGGCAGCGTGACGGCGGCGACCGACTGGGACGCACCCGCCCGGCGCAGGCGGGTGCGCGACGGCCTGCCC is from Ramlibacter tataouinensis TTB310 and encodes:
- a CDS encoding erythromycin esterase family protein, which translates into the protein MTEPPAMPPDSDTLPQRLRPHLRPLDGNGLLDFIGDARIVLLGEASHGTHEFYAMRAALTQRLVAERGFNAVVVEADWPDAWRVNRYVRGLSGDRSADEALAGFRRFPTWMWSNTVVRDFARSLRRHNLGVAPERQAGFYGMDLYSLFGSIEAVLRYLEATDPEEARRARERYACFDHFGRDSQAYGYVAGQGLRPGCEDQVAQQLRELMEHAAQRSGAPGHARDEAFHAEQNARLVRNAEEYYRAMYRGRASSWNLRDQHMLETLQALERHLADGGRPLPKMVVWAHNSHLGDASATEMARQGEWNVGQLAREHWDGQALLVGFSTYRGSVTAATDWDAPARRRRVRDGLPGSFEDLFHRTGEPAFWLGLRGNESLGELLAQPRLQRAIGVIYRPETERWSHYFETQLPAQFDALVHIDETRAVEPLEPDAGWSPGGQSEKAGEPAETYPSGV
- a CDS encoding phosphoribosyltransferase yields the protein MSPAPVLPLRDRRQAGRLLAGSLAPYRGRPGLLVLALPRGGVPVAFEIARSLGAPLDIFVVRKIGMPGHPEYAIGAIASGGVRVMEPLPGGTVRPQVLQEAIERETGELARREQVYRGEQPPADIRGRTVLVVDDGMATGSTMEAAVLALRQQQPARLVVVVPVAPRDTVARLRARVDEVACLATPEPFRAVSLWYQDFPQCTDQEVCELLEESRREPAHLSH